The following coding sequences lie in one Oceanicola sp. 502str15 genomic window:
- a CDS encoding 3-hydroxyacyl-CoA dehydrogenase NAD-binding domain-containing protein, with protein MSDAPKAAILGTGVIGAGWAARFLLAGWHVAVHDPAPGAEARLSATLQAARRCLPMLSEVALPPEGKLEMTSLEAAVDGASWVQESAPERLDLKHEIWGRVLAKAPAAAILASSTSGFTPTALNGGQGRILVAHPFNPVYLLPLVELVGQDTAAAARTLRSIGMYPLEIAAEIDGHIADRLLESLWREALWLVKDGIATTEQIDEAIRMGFGLRWAQMGLFETYRLGGGDGGFAQFLAQFGPALKWPWSHLTEVPDLDAELVAKIANQSDAQSGHLSTAELTTQRDNNLVALLRALKQQGTAAGKHLNTHDKSLAPPPPPPGPEPLVTLRRTIPIDWTDYNGHMNESRYGQLWSDAGDTILVAIGMGPDSPGAQGASWFTVDNHIRYLAEVHAGQACEVRTTVLLAEGKKLRMHHEMWVGETLSATCTQLLLHIDMATRRSAPPAPQVAEKLDEYAKAHAHLAEGRARPEGP; from the coding sequence GTGAGCGACGCGCCCAAGGCGGCCATCCTCGGCACTGGCGTCATCGGCGCAGGCTGGGCCGCCCGCTTTCTGCTCGCCGGGTGGCATGTCGCCGTGCACGACCCCGCTCCCGGCGCCGAGGCCCGGCTGAGCGCCACGCTGCAGGCCGCCCGCCGCTGCCTGCCCATGCTCTCCGAGGTCGCCCTGCCGCCCGAGGGCAAGCTCGAGATGACCTCGCTCGAAGCCGCCGTCGACGGCGCGTCATGGGTGCAGGAAAGCGCCCCCGAACGCCTTGATCTCAAACATGAAATCTGGGGCCGCGTGCTCGCGAAGGCGCCCGCCGCGGCCATCCTCGCCTCCTCCACCTCCGGCTTCACCCCCACCGCGCTCAACGGCGGGCAGGGCCGCATTCTCGTCGCCCATCCCTTCAACCCGGTCTACCTGCTCCCGCTGGTCGAGCTGGTCGGACAAGATACCGCTGCCGCGGCCCGGACCCTGCGGAGCATCGGCATGTATCCCCTTGAGATCGCAGCCGAAATCGACGGCCACATCGCCGATCGCCTGCTCGAATCCCTCTGGCGCGAGGCGCTCTGGCTGGTCAAGGACGGCATCGCCACCACCGAGCAGATCGACGAGGCGATCCGCATGGGCTTCGGCCTGCGATGGGCGCAAATGGGCCTGTTTGAAACCTACCGCCTCGGCGGCGGCGATGGCGGCTTTGCCCAGTTCCTCGCCCAGTTCGGCCCGGCGCTCAAGTGGCCCTGGAGCCACCTCACCGAGGTGCCCGACCTCGACGCCGAACTGGTCGCAAAGATCGCCAACCAGTCCGACGCCCAATCCGGCCACCTCAGCACCGCCGAGCTGACCACCCAGCGCGACAACAACCTCGTCGCCCTCCTTCGTGCCCTCAAGCAACAGGGCACCGCGGCAGGCAAGCACCTGAACACGCACGATAAATCCCTAGCGCCGCCGCCTCCGCCCCCCGGCCCCGAGCCGCTCGTCACCCTGCGCCGCACCATCCCGATCGACTGGACAGACTACAACGGCCACATGAACGAAAGCCGCTACGGCCAGCTCTGGTCGGACGCGGGCGACACCATCCTCGTCGCCATCGGCATGGGCCCCGACAGCCCCGGCGCGCAGGGCGCCAGCTGGTTCACCGTCGACAATCACATCCGCTATCTGGCCGAGGTTCACGCCGGGCAGGCCTGCGAGGTGCGCACCACGGTTCTGCTGGCCGAGGGCAAGAAGCTGCGGATGCACCACGAGATGTGGGTTGGCGAAACCCTCTCCGCCACCTGCACCCAGCTCTTGCTGCACATCGACATGGCCACAAGGCGCTCCGCCCCGCCGGCCCCGCAAGTGGCGGAAAAGCTGGACGAATACGCGAAAGCACACGCGCATCTGGCCGAGGGCCGAGCACGGCCTGAAGGTCCCTAA
- a CDS encoding MarR family winged helix-turn-helix transcriptional regulator, with protein MSFDLTNFLPYLLNQAAEAASLDFQREYKARYGMLRTEWRVLFHLGRYGDMSARDIVERAMIHKTKVSRAVAALEARRFLTREGVEEDRRREVLSLTAQGREAFGVLTGLAETHDAGLLKGVSAEDAAVVRRVLRQIAGL; from the coding sequence ATGAGCTTTGATCTGACAAATTTTCTACCCTACCTGCTGAACCAGGCCGCCGAGGCTGCGAGCCTTGATTTTCAACGGGAATACAAGGCCCGCTACGGGATGCTGCGCACCGAATGGCGGGTGCTGTTTCATCTCGGGCGCTATGGCGACATGTCGGCGCGCGACATCGTCGAGCGGGCGATGATTCACAAAACCAAGGTAAGCCGGGCGGTGGCCGCTTTGGAGGCGCGGCGGTTTTTGACGCGGGAAGGCGTGGAGGAGGATCGGCGGCGGGAGGTGCTTTCGCTCACGGCGCAGGGGCGGGAGGCCTTTGGGGTGCTGACCGGCTTGGCCGAGACCCATGACGCGGGGTTGCTGAAGGGGGTTTCGGCGGAGGATGCGGCGGTGGTGCGGCGGGTGCTGCGCCAGATAGCGGGGCTTTAG